The segment AGGCTTTAAACAACAATTCAATTTGCCAGCGCAGGGAATAGAGCTCATAAACCTGTTGACCATCAAACGACTCTTGTGGTAAATTCGTCAGTAAGATGTGGTATTTCTTTTGTTCGAGGGTTTGGCGTGTCAGTGCCTTCCCTTTTCTTTTTTCCCTTTTTCGCACATACGCCATCCGTTTTTGCCATTCTTCTTCCGTCAAACGTCGAAAAATCAAGCGTGGGATATACAAACGCTCATGCCCGATGTATACATGTTCCATTTCTACTGATTCCCCTTCCTTTAATTGATTCCCAAGAGATTCCCAATCCCATTCCTTCCACTGGCCATTCTCCTTGATATACACTTTCATATCGGAACGGAGCCGAGTAATATAATACGCTCCGCGGGCGTCGATCTCGGCCAGTGCGGCAACGGAGAAAAAGCCCAAATCCCGAATACATAGGTCATTCGGTAAAATCGTATGCTGGGCATGATAGGCAAAACGAGCGTCCGAGTCATTGGCCGATTGAACGCATAGCTGAAGGCAGGCGCCGGATAACAAGTCATATTCAAACTGAATTTTCACCCCCGACGAAACGGAACCTCGATAGTCTTCCCCATAGTCAGCGGGAACCAAAAAGCTGGTTGAGTCCAAAATCCGCAGGCGGGTAAAACAAGTTCGATAGGTCTCCATGGCTGACAAAAGCAATGGACGTTGATGCAGGAGGAGAAGGAAAAACACTTCTCGCAAAAATGCCACGGCCCGATCGGTAAAACGCTGATTCAAGCCTTCGCTTGAAAGGGAACAGCCATGCCAGAGCGTCAAGGCCGCACACAACCGCTGAAGCGACTGTTTGGCCAGTGAGCCATCTCCCCATGCACAGAGAGTCAGAAAGGCTTCCGCCGTTAACGAACGCTGCCGCCGGATAAAGCCTGTTTTCCGTGCGAGACGGGTTAATTCTTCGGGAGAAAAGAGTTGACGAATGGTTTGAATCCATGCTTTCATTTGTTTTTCCATGAAAAAAATCCTTTCTAACGTGGAGTGTTCGTTAGAAAGGATACCATGTTTTTGACGATGCACAAAGACCAAAATTCTTAACTTGATGGGTATGGTGTCGCTCCCCCCATGACCGGGGTCAATAAAAATTTTCGGCATCGTCGCTTTCTTCCCTTCCTTACATGCTTGGCGCTTTTCGCGAAGACAATATAGGGACATCAACTCCACATTTTTCCTTACTATAGAATAAGCATCTGAAAGGAAAAGGTGACAGGCGGGGGACCAAAACGGGGAGAAACACCAGCCGCCAACATTTCCTCTATTTGTGGTATAATAGGACGAGGAAATGAATTCCAAAGGAGGAATACGCATGTCCCGCGCACAACAATGGGTGCAATATTTCCTTTCCCACCGCCATGTCACGATGGAATTGATCCACAAAATCGACGAGGCGCATTATGATTACAAACCGACGCCGACCTCGATGACAGCAAAGCAGCTGGCGACACATATGCTGTTCAGCTTCTACAATTTCGCCAACACGGCGAAACACGGCGATCCATCGCTGTTCCGGCAAAAAATCGAGGAATCGGAGACGAATTTGGCCAAGCTGGCGGAGTCGTATACGGAAAAAACGAAGCAGCTCATCGAATCGATGCGCGATGACGACTTCGACCGAACGCTCGATTTAACATCGATTTTCGGCATTCAAATTCCAGCCAAGCAGTTGTTGCAAATGGCAATGGATCACGAAATTCATCATAAAGGTCAGCTGTTCGTCTACGTCCGCGGCATGGGGCATATGGACTTGCCGCTGTTTGTGAAGCGCGGTTAATCTTCTCTCCCATTGTTTCATTATGGGGCTTCGCAAAAAAGCCGGCTAGGCAT is part of the [Flavobacterium] thermophilum genome and harbors:
- the yjoA gene encoding DinB family, with protein sequence MSRAQQWVQYFLSHRHVTMELIHKIDEAHYDYKPTPTSMTAKQLATHMLFSFYNFANTAKHGDPSLFRQKIEESETNLAKLAESYTEKTKQLIESMRDDDFDRTLDLTSIFGIQIPAKQLLQMAMDHEIHHKGQLFVYVRGMGHMDLPLFVKRG
- a CDS encoding Transposase, with the translated sequence MELMSLYCLREKRQACKEGKKATMPKIFIDPGHGGSDTIPIKLRILVFVHRQKHGILSNEHSTLERIFFMEKQMKAWIQTIRQLFSPEELTRLARKTGFIRRQRSLTAEAFLTLCAWGDGSLAKQSLQRLCAALTLWHGCSLSSEGLNQRFTDRAVAFLREVFFLLLLHQRPLLLSAMETYRTCFTRLRILDSTSFLVPADYGEDYRGSVSSGVKIQFEYDLLSGACLQLCVQSANDSDARFAYHAQHTILPNDLCIRDLGFFSVAALAEIDARGAYYITRLRSDMKVYIKENGQWKEWDWESLGNQLKEGESVEMEHVYIGHERLYIPRLIFRRLTEEEWQKRMAYVRKREKRKGKALTRQTLEQKKYHILLTNLPQESFDGQQVYELYSLRWQIELLFKAWKSVFDLEKVKEMKKERFECHLYGTLIAILVTQTFLFQARMYWHQKEDIEISERKALDLLQSYWHQLLLRSHMAEINLFSLLSLLRKHAKKGRRKGEETASDILTKLEIW